In Pygocentrus nattereri isolate fPygNat1 chromosome 30, fPygNat1.pri, whole genome shotgun sequence, the following proteins share a genomic window:
- the LOC119262915 gene encoding uncharacterized protein LOC119262915, whose translation MIVDYRKLQRDGHSPLSINGPEVERVSCVKFLSVYSTDDLTRFLHTNTIVKSANQRLFSCVSPINRFWTSTWLSRSPGCSERTDPALSGGREYESESREVRIRSRKNKEFRSDTVNTSNLQYVGGQPSSSPYTPPLQVVCDAVRFTHSFVFMPDCPFNLMGRDLMSKLGLSLSFSGSRMTVSTGDFNRDLNIANKSFKSPVSALLSVSHATEVPEPLHSIPHTVWAAHRDDVGRVDCKPYEATLKSPTPVFVKQYPLPEHKLCGIDSILQKLLSLGVVVPCQSAYNTPINPVPRPDGSWRFTQDFRRLNDAIVPIAPIVPDVSSILTSIPCQHAFFTVLDVSSAFFSIPVEPDTQPIFAFTHCQRQYTWSRLPQGFCDSPAAFAASLRDLISDLSLPGGAVLLQYADDLLISAPDSSTCTEASKLVLMRLATLGFKVSLKKLQFCLPRVQYLGHELSQGQRLLSADRVSCITQLPKPATKQAMMSFLGLINYCRQWIPDCSAHDKTLRASFTHEQAMTHRLSHELCIFCSTVLTAVCTSLGPAQLRSAISPVGVGVGGHCCCGSGSAPRGRFAPLRILF comes from the exons ATGATCGTGGACTACAGGAAACTGCAGAGGGATGGTCACTCTCCCCTATCCATCAATGGACCcgaagtggagagagtcagcTGTGTGAAGTTCCTCAGTGTATACTCCACTGATGACCTCACCCggttcctccacaccaacacAATTGTGAAATCTGCTAATCAACGTCTCTTCTCCTGC GTAAGTCCAATTAATCGTTTTTGGACCTCTACCTGGTTGTCGAGATCACCTGGGTGTTCAGAGCGAACTGACCCAGCCCTGTCGGGTGGGCGGGAGTACgagagtgagagtagagagg TTCgtatcagaagcagaaagaacaaggagtTTAGGTCAGATACTGTGAATACATCCAACCTGCAGTATGTTGGAG GACAGCCCTCCTCATCTCCGTATACGCCCCCACTTCAGGTTGTATGCGACGCAGTGCGATTTACTCATTCTTTCGTGTTCATGCCAGATTGTCCCTTTAACCTTATGGGGCGGGATTTAATGAGTAAACTTGGTCTATCCCTGTCCTTTTCTGGTTCGCGCATGACCGTGTCCACGGGAGATTTCAATCGCGATCTCAACATCGCTaataaatcctttaaatcacctgtgtctgctctgctgtctgtctcacacGCCACAGAGGTTCCTGAGCCTCTGCATTCCATACCACACACTGTTTGGGCCGCACATAGGGATGATGTTGGCAGGGTTGACTGTAAACCATATGAGGCTACTCTAAAAAGCCCCACTCCTGTTTTTGTTAAACAATACCCTTTGCCCGAGCACAAACTGTGTGGTATAGACtctattctacagaaacttctcTCTTTAGGTGTGGTCGTCCCATGTCAAAGTGCGTATAACACACCGATTAACCCAGTCCCCAGGCCGGACGGTTCTTGGCGATTCACTCAAGATTTTCGACGCCTTAATGACGCCATCGTGCCTATCGCCCCAATTGTGCCTGATGTCTCTTCGATATTGACCTCCATTCCGTGTCAACACGCATTTTTTACTGTCTTAGACGttagttctgcttttttcagcattcctgttGAACCTGACACCCAGCCGATTTTCGCTTTCACTCATTGCCAACGCCAATACACGTGGTCTCGTTTGCCGCAAGGTTTCTGCGACTCGCCTGCGGCGTTCGCCGCGTCGCTCCGAGACCTCATTTCCGACCTCTCCCTCCCCGGGGGTGCTGTGCTCCTGCAGTATGCAGATGACCTTCTGATTTCGGCCCCTGACAGCTCCACGTGCACTGAGGCATCTAAACTGGTCCTCATGCGCTTGGCTACACTGGGCTTCAaggtttcactaaagaaactgcagttcTGCCTACCCCGGGTCCAATATCTGGGTCATGAACTATCTCAAGGTCAACGCCTCCTCTCTGCTGACCGAGTGTCATGCATCACGCAGCTTCCCAAGCCCGCCACCAAGCAGGCTATGATGTCTTTCCTCGGCCTcatcaattactgcagacagtggattcCTGACTGCTCCGCGCATGACAAAACACTGCGTGCCTCCTTCACTCACGAACAGGCCATGACTCATCGCCTCAGCCATGAACTGTGCATATTCTGCTCTACTGTCCTCACTGCAGTCTGCACCAGCCTTGGGCCTGCCCAACTACGCTCTGCCATTTCACCTGTGGGTGTCGGAGTCGGGGGGCACTGCTGCTGCGGTTCTGGCTCAGCCCCACGGGGGAGGTTTGCGCCCTTGCgcatattattctaa